The Acidobacteriota bacterium region CCGACCGTCGCCGTCATGGAACTGGGGGACAGCTCCATCAATTTCGCGGTCCGCCCCTGGGTCCGGACCGCGGACTACTGGAGCGTCTATTTCGACATCAACGAAAAGGTGAAACTGACGTTCGACCGGGAAGGCATTTCGATCCCCTTCCCGCAGCAGGACGTCCACCTGTTCCAGGAAAAAGCGAGCTGAATCCCCGGCGCCCCCGCACGCAGGACCGGCGGGGGCACCGGGCCCTCAAGGAGCGGAAAGAGATGAAGGTCACAAGAACGCTGCAGAGCGCGCTGTTTGTCATGGTCATCCTGGCGGGAACCGTCGGCTTCGCCGATCCGCCCGCGGCCCCGCCGTACCTCGACCCCTCCCTTCCCGTCGACGTCCGGGTGGACGACCTGGTGGGACGGATGACGCTCGAGGAGAAGATCTCCCAGACGATGAACAACGCCCCCGCCATCGACCGTCTTGGCGTCCCCGCCTACGAGTGGTGGAACGAGGCGCTGCACGGGGTGGCGCGCGCGGGGGTCGCCACCGTCTTCCCCCAGGCCATCGGCCTGGCCGCCATGTGGGACGAGGAGCAGCTGCTGCGGGTGGCCACCGCCACGAGCGACGAGGCCCGGGCCAAGCACCACGAGGCCGTGCGCCGGGGCGAGCGCGGGCGTTACCAGGGGCTGACCTTCTGGTCGCCCAACATCAACATCTTCCGCGACCCCCGCTGGGGGCGCGGCATGGAGACCTACGGCGAGGACCCCTACCTCACCGGGCGGCTCGGGGTCGCCTTCATCCGGGGGCTGCAGGGGGACGACCCCCGGTACTTCAAGGTGATCGCCACCTCGAAGCATTTCGCGGTGCACAGCGGCCCGGAACCGGAGCGCCACGTCTTCGACGCCCTGGCGAGCGACCGGGACCTGTACGAGACCTACCTGCCCCACTTCCACGCGAGCGTCGCCGAGGGGAAGGTCTACTCCTTCATGGGCGCCTATAACCGCTTCCGCGGCGAGTCGGCCAGCGCCCACACCTTCCTCCTCGGGGAGCTGCTGCGCGGCCGCTGGAAATTCGACGGCTACGTCGTCAGCGACTGCGGCGCCATCCGGGACATATACGCCAATCACAGGATCGTGGCGACGGAGGCGGAGGCCGCGGCCCTCGGCATCCTCGGCGGGTGCGACCTCAATTGCGGCAACGCCTACCGCGGGCTCGGCGAGGCGATCGAAAAGGGGCTGCTCACCGAGCGGGATCTGGACGTTTCGGTCAAGCGCCTTTTCACCGCCCGGATGCGGCTGGGGATGTTCGATCCCCCGGAGATGGTGCGCTGGGCCCGCATCCCCTACTCCGTCAACGATTCGCCCGAGCACTCCCGGCTGGCCGAGGAGACCGCGCGCCGCTCGATCGTGCTGCTGAAGAACGAACGGAACGTCCTGCCGCTCTCCAGGCGGCTCCGTACCGTCGCCGTCATCGGGCCGAACGCCGACGACGTCGAGACCCTGCTCGGCAATTACAACGGCACCCCCTCCCGCCCGGTCACTCCCCTCGAGGGGATCCGGGCCAAATTGGGGAGTTCGGGGAAGGTGCTTTACGCGCGCGGGTGCGACATCGCCGAGGGGATGGTGGCCTTCGAGCCGGTGCCCGATTCCGCCCTGACCACGGGTGCGGGAAAAGCGGGGGTCACCGCCGAGTTCTTCGACAACCTGGCCTTCACGGGAAAGCCGGTCCGGACCGAACATCTTCCCAATATCCGGGCCGGGTGGGGCAACGACGTCCCTTACCCGGAACTGACCGACGACCGCTTCGCCGTCCGCTTCAGCGGACGGATCACGGTGCCCGAGAGCGGGGAATACACCCTCCGGGCCGCCGGCGCCTTCGGAAGGCTCCTCGTCGACGGCCGGCCGCTCGGCGGGCCCCGGGGCGCTCCCCCCGAGTATGTCCGGCTCGAGGCGGGCCGGGCCTACCCGATCACGGTCGAAGCGGCCGATCGCTTCGGCGGGATGAACATCGAACTCCAGTGGTCGATGCGGGGCCGGGACCTCCAGGCCGAAGCCGTCGCCGCGGCCCGTTCGGCCGACGTCGCCCTACTCTTCCTCGGGCTCTCCCCGAGGCTCGAGGGGGAGGAGATGCCGGTCCAGGTCGAAGGGTTCCGGGGAGGGGACCGCCTGACGATCGACCTGCCGAAGGTGCAGCAGGAGCTGATGCGGGCGGTCGCCGCGACGGGGACCCCCACGGTGCTGGTGCTGCTGAGCGGCAGCGCCCTGGCCGTCAACTGGGCCGACGCCCACATCCCCGCCATCGTGGAAGCGTGGTACCCGGGCCAGGGGGCCGGCACCGCCATCGCGGACGTGCTCTTCGGGGACTATAGCCCGGCCGGGCGGCTTCCCGTCACCTTCTACCGGTCGCTCGACGGGATGCTGCCGCTCGAGGATTACTCGATGGAGGGGCGCACCTACAAGTACTTCACCGGAACCCCCCTCTACCCCTTCGGCCACGGCCTCAGCTACACCTCCTTCGCCTACTCCGGTCTGAAGGTCCCCGGAACCGTCAAGGCCGGGGACACGGTCGAAGTCTCCGTCACGGTGACCAACACCGGCACCCGTGCGGGGGACGAGGTGGTACAGCTCTACGTCACCGATCGGGAGGCGTCCGCACCGGTACCGATCCGGAAACTGGCGGGCTTCCGCCGCATTCATCTCGGGGCCGGGGCGTCGCGGCGGGTGACGTTCACGATCGACCCGAAGGACCTGTCGCTCATCACCGACGACACCCGCCGGGTGATCGAGCCGGGCGTCTTCGATCTCTCCGCCGGGGGGAAGCAGCCGGGGTTCTCCGGCACGGCCGACGCGGCGACCACGGGGGTGGTCATGGGGCGCTTCACCGTCACGGGCGGCCCCGTCGAGCTGGGACTTTAGAAAGGTTCCGTGCGGGAAAATCAGGACAACGCCCGGAGCCGCTCCCATTCCGACTCCGAGCGCGCGATGCAGTCCTCGATCGCCAGGCCCTGGAAGTAATTGCCCGTAAGCCCCAGCCGCAGCCCTTCGAGCCGCCGGTCGATCTCGGCCACGACCCCGGCATGACCGACCCGGGGGGCGGGGAGCAGGGTCCGCTCTTCGGCCGGCTCCTCGAGGTCCCCGGGGGAAACCCGCAGCAGGTCCGAGATGCGGGCGATCTTCTCCTCCCGCCCGAGGCCTTCCCGGAAGTGGAAGGCGAAGGCGCGCCAGTCGGGGTCGGGGAAGGGATCGCGGGTGACGACCGAGTAGAAAACGTCCTCGACGGGCACCACGAAGGCGCACTCCGGCATCCAGCACCGCTCGCGCCGGACGCGCACGCCGAAGCTCTCGACGGCCACCTGCCCGACGGCCGCGATCGCGGCGGAAAGTTCCGGAGCGAGGTCCCGCACCAGCCGGGCCGCCTCGCGGTGCGTCGCCGCCAGCACCGGGAACCGGGTCTCGATCTCCTCCCCGCCGTCGGTGCGGAGGATGAAACCGCCGCCCGCGGGACGGAGTGATTCGGCCCCCACCCCCGTCCTGACTTCGATCTTTTCATGGGCGGCGATGGCGGCGCAGATCTCCCCGAGGCCGCCCGGGAGCCCGAAGCTCCGGGGGAACTCCTCGCGCCGGGGGCGCTTCTTGAACAGCGACCCGGGGCCCGACACGGGAAAGGCGTCGGCCCGCTGGGAAGGGACGGCGGCGAAAAACGGGGAGAGCACCCGGCGAAAGTTGCCCCGCCCGACCAGGCCGGAGTAATACTCCTCGACCGTGCGCCCTTCCTTCCCCCGGAAGATCCCGACCGGTCCGCAGAGCGCGGCCTCCAGCCAGTTGAGCTTGAGGAGCACCCTGGGGGGGGTGAGCCAGTCCACCCGGCCGTTCTTCAGCAGCCCGAAACGGGCGCGCGCCGGCCCGCGCCGCACCAGCCGGTCGGCCAGACCGGCGGCGACGGCGATATCGAGCAGCCGTGAATAGGAATTGTAGACCGTGTGCGCGCCCAGCTCGTACCAGTAGCCGTCGTCGCTCCGCCGGGAATGGATACAGCCGCCGATCCGCTCCCGCCGCTCGAGCACCAGGACCCGCTTCCCCGCCCCGGCCGCGCGATGCGCGAAGCTCAGCCCGCTGATTCCCGAACCGACGAC contains the following coding sequences:
- a CDS encoding glucan 1,4-alpha-glucosidase translates to MKVTRTLQSALFVMVILAGTVGFADPPAAPPYLDPSLPVDVRVDDLVGRMTLEEKISQTMNNAPAIDRLGVPAYEWWNEALHGVARAGVATVFPQAIGLAAMWDEEQLLRVATATSDEARAKHHEAVRRGERGRYQGLTFWSPNINIFRDPRWGRGMETYGEDPYLTGRLGVAFIRGLQGDDPRYFKVIATSKHFAVHSGPEPERHVFDALASDRDLYETYLPHFHASVAEGKVYSFMGAYNRFRGESASAHTFLLGELLRGRWKFDGYVVSDCGAIRDIYANHRIVATEAEAAALGILGGCDLNCGNAYRGLGEAIEKGLLTERDLDVSVKRLFTARMRLGMFDPPEMVRWARIPYSVNDSPEHSRLAEETARRSIVLLKNERNVLPLSRRLRTVAVIGPNADDVETLLGNYNGTPSRPVTPLEGIRAKLGSSGKVLYARGCDIAEGMVAFEPVPDSALTTGAGKAGVTAEFFDNLAFTGKPVRTEHLPNIRAGWGNDVPYPELTDDRFAVRFSGRITVPESGEYTLRAAGAFGRLLVDGRPLGGPRGAPPEYVRLEAGRAYPITVEAADRFGGMNIELQWSMRGRDLQAEAVAAARSADVALLFLGLSPRLEGEEMPVQVEGFRGGDRLTIDLPKVQQELMRAVAATGTPTVLVLLSGSALAVNWADAHIPAIVEAWYPGQGAGTAIADVLFGDYSPAGRLPVTFYRSLDGMLPLEDYSMEGRTYKYFTGTPLYPFGHGLSYTSFAYSGLKVPGTVKAGDTVEVSVTVTNTGTRAGDEVVQLYVTDREASAPVPIRKLAGFRRIHLGAGASRRVTFTIDPKDLSLITDDTRRVIEPGVFDLSAGGKQPGFSGTADAATTGVVMGRFTVTGGPVELGL
- a CDS encoding FAD-dependent oxidoreductase translates to MHDVVVVGSGISGLSFAHRAAGAGKRVLVLERRERIGGCIHSRRSDDGYWYELGAHTVYNSYSRLLDIAVAAGLADRLVRRGPARARFGLLKNGRVDWLTPPRVLLKLNWLEAALCGPVGIFRGKEGRTVEEYYSGLVGRGNFRRVLSPFFAAVPSQRADAFPVSGPGSLFKKRPRREEFPRSFGLPGGLGEICAAIAAHEKIEVRTGVGAESLRPAGGGFILRTDGGEEIETRFPVLAATHREAARLVRDLAPELSAAIAAVGQVAVESFGVRVRRERCWMPECAFVVPVEDVFYSVVTRDPFPDPDWRAFAFHFREGLGREEKIARISDLLRVSPGDLEEPAEERTLLPAPRVGHAGVVAEIDRRLEGLRLGLTGNYFQGLAIEDCIARSESEWERLRALS